GTTGGTCGTTTTTTGACCCTTGTTTGGGTTTTGTAAGCCAAAGGAGGCCCATCAGATGGGTGACGAAGGAGCCCGCCTGAATGCAGCGGACCCGTTTCGATCAGATTTTATCCGTTACCAGGAGCACGCCGCGGATAATTGGTACAGTGGTCCGGAATTTTATGAACAAACCTGGAAACCATTCTGTGACGTTTTCGAAACCGAAGAGACCTATGTCATCGTAGTTGAAATCGCCGGCGTATCGAGTCGGGATCTTGATGTGGTCATCCAGGGCCGACGGGTGTTAGTGAGGGGTTGCCGACAGGATTCTTCAACGCTTCCCAAAAAAGACTTTTACCAGATGGAGATTTCTTTTGGTCTTTTCTCCAGGGAAGTGGAACTGCCTGATGAAATAGACCAGGCAGCGGTCAAAACGCATTTTCGTGACGGCCTGTTGGTTGTGGAATGTCCAAAGCGAAGAACCGTGATGGAAAAGAGGGTCAACGTTGAGTGATTTGGTTCGTGACGCAAAGCCGAAAAAAAACCGGAAAACCCGCACCGGTAGATCAGGCGGGAAATCTGATACTGTCAGTACTGTGGAAAAAACGGATACCAGGGAAGAAGCATTGGTAAAGGGAGAACCTTTACCAGTTGGACTTCCTATTCTGCCGCTGTCCGATACGGTGCTTTTTCCGGAAATGGTGCTCCCTTGGGTAGTGCATGGAGAGCAATGGGTGCGTCTGGTCAATGATGCCATCTTGTCGGATAAATTGATCGGACTGGTTGCTCGCCGTCCCCGGGAGGAACAAGATGGCGATATCGCCTCCAGTGATGAGTTGTTTGATTTCGGGGTTATGGGAAAAATCTCACGGATGCTGAAGCTCCCGGAAGGTGCGGTGCAGATCCTCGTCCTGGGGTTATCGAAGATTAAGATCGTCGAGTGGAAACAGGAAGAACCCTATCCAATTGCCCTTGTCGAACATATCCAGGACCGAGAGACTCAAAATGATGAAGTGGAGGCTATGGTTCGGGCGATAGTCG
This Atribacteraceae bacterium DNA region includes the following protein-coding sequences:
- a CDS encoding Hsp20/alpha crystallin family protein — its product is MGDEGARLNAADPFRSDFIRYQEHAADNWYSGPEFYEQTWKPFCDVFETEETYVIVVEIAGVSSRDLDVVIQGRRVLVRGCRQDSSTLPKKDFYQMEISFGLFSREVELPDEIDQAAVKTHFRDGLLVVECPKRRTVMEKRVNVE